Proteins encoded in a region of the Zea mays cultivar B73 chromosome 4, Zm-B73-REFERENCE-NAM-5.0, whole genome shotgun sequence genome:
- the LOC103652980 gene encoding protein ALP1-like, with protein MEHAFRGRKSYATQNVMAAVDFDLRFTYVLAGWEGTTHDANVLRDALERVNGLRVPQGKFYLVNAGYGAKPGFLPPFRGVRYHLNEWGNNPVQNEKELFNLRHSSLRVTVERAFGSLKRRFKILDDASPFFPFPTQVDIVVACCIIHNWVIQDESGDFIIQDSNWPSHSHAISLVGQASEHAAMVALRQGIADQMWTDHQNYNEN; from the exons ATGGAGCATGCCTTTCGTGGTAGGAAGTCCTATGCGACTCAAAATGTAATGGCGGCTGTAGATTTTGATCTACGCTTCACTTATGTGTTGGCTGGTTGGGAGGGAACAACTCATGATGCTAATGTATTACGAGATGCTTTAGAACGTGTGAATGGCCTTCGCGTTCCACAAG GTAAATTCTACCTTGTTAATGCGGGATATGGAGCAAAACCAGGATTCTTGCCTCCTTTCCGTGGTGTGAGATACCATTTAAACGAATGGGGCAATAATCCCGTACAAAATGAGAAAGAGTTGTTTAATCTAAGACACTCATCTCTTCGTGTCACAGTTGAGCGTGCATTCGGGTCATTGAAGAGAAGATTCAAGATTTTAGATGATGCATCTCCTTTCTTCCCTTTTCCAACACAAGTCGATATTGTTGTTGCTTGTTGTATCATTCATAATTGGGTCATACAAGATGAGAGTGGTGATTTTATTATACAAGATTCTAATTGGCCTAGCCATAGCCATGCTATATCTTTAGTTGGCCAAGCAAGTGAGCATGCTGCTATGGTTGCTTTGAGGCAAGGAATTGCAGACCAGATGTGGACAGACCATCAGAACTACAATGAAAACTAG
- the LOC100283020 gene encoding uncharacterized protein LOC100283020 codes for MAGAGIHPFQQWPPTAAAPPPPGAAASVAVPPPPPVPGAPGTVGPDEVRTIFITGLPADVKERELHNLLRWLPGFEASQINFKGDQPMGFALFSTAHQAIAAKTALQDMVFDAETKVALHTEMAKKNLFVKRCVGIDANAVDQSKRLRTGGDYTHSPYAPPFHPPPPAVSMWGTPGYITAPPPYNPYAAYPVPPVAMTSPAPVTGPTAYAPVQNTKDNPPCNTLFIGNLGDTVVEEELRSLFSVQPGFKQMKVLRQDRNTVCFIEFEDVNAATSVHQTLQGAVIPSSGRGGMRIQFSKNPFGRRKDSAAGLASVLNGAPAN; via the exons ATGGCCGGCGCCGGTATCCACCCGTTCCAGCAGTGGCCACCCACGGcggccgcgccgcccccgccGGGGGCCGCGGCCTCGGTCGCCGTCCCTCCTCCACCCCCCGTCCCCGGCGCGCCTGGCACCGTTGGCCCGGACGAGGTCCGCACTATCTTCATCACGGGGCTCCCTGCAGACGTCAAGGAAAGGGAGCTGCACAACCTGCTGCGCTGGCTCCCGGGATTCGAGGCGTCCCAGATCAACTTCAAGGGCGACCAGCCCATGGGCTTCGCGCTCTTCTCCACCGCGCACCAGGCCATCGCCGCAAAGACTGCGCTCCAG GATATGGTGTTCGATGCTGAGACCAAGGTGGCGCTGCACACCGAGATGGCCAAGAAGAACCTCTTCGTTAAGAGAT GTGTGGGAATTGATGCAAATGCTGTGGATCAAAGTAAACGGTTGCGAACAGGTGGAGATTATACTCATTCTCCTTATGCTCCTCCATTTCATCCACCTCCACCAGCTGTTTCCATGTGGGGAACCCCAGG TTATATCACAGCGCCACCTCCTTACAATCCATATGCTGCGTATCCAGTCCCCCCTGTAGCGATGACTTCACCTGCTCCTGTTACAGGACCAACTGCCTATGCTCCTGTGCAG AACACAAAGGATAATCCTCCCTGCAATACCCTTTTCATTGGTAATCTCGGTGATACTGTAGTCGAAGAGGAATTGCGAAGTCTCTTCAGTGT GCAACCTGGATTCAAGCAAATGAAAGTGTTACGTCAAGATAGGAACACTGTTTGCTTTATTGAATTTGAG GATGTGAATGCTGCTACATCTGTGCACCAAACTCTGCAGGGTGCTGTTATTCCTAGTTCTGGTCGTGGTGGAATGCGAATTCA ATTTTCAAAGAATCCCTTTGGGCGAAGGAAGGATTCAGCTGCTGGCCTTGCGAGCGTTCTAAATGGGGCTCCTGCAAATTGA